TAAATGTTATGAACTTTACTGACGAAGAAAGAGAGGCCTATGAAGGTCATCTCAAATGGCTGCGTATAGAAGCTAATACTATCAAGAAATTTGAGGATAAAGGTAGAGCGGAAGGTAAAGAGGAAGGTAGAGCGGAAGGTAGAGCGGAAGGTAGAGTGGAAGGTAGAGTGGAAGGTAGAGTGGAAGAAAAAATATCTATGGCAAAAGAAATGCTATTAAACAATGAGTCGATGGAAAAAATTATTAAATACACTAAGTTAAGTAAATCTCAAATAGAAAATCTAAAATGACTTACGATCCTCAAACTATTACTGCTGAAGTAGTTGAGATTTAATCTTACATTTAGTAAAATAAACAAATTATTAAATGGAGATTAAAATGAATTTAAATCAGAAAATAATAAGACCAAAAATAGGATTACTTGAACTAGCAAAAAGCTTAGGAAATGTATCTAGTGCATGTAAGACAATGGGGTATAGCAGAGATAGTTATTATAGATTCAAGGAATTATATGAGAATGGTGGCGATGAAGCCTTGTATGAAATAAGCCGTAAGAAACCCATATTGGCTAATATGAGTTGATCCTATTGTAGAGAAAGCGGTATTAGACATGGCAATAGAGTACCCCGCTTATGGTCAACTTCGTGTATCGAACGAATTAAAAAAAGATGGGATTTTAGTATCTCCCGGCGGCATTAGATCTATCTGGCTTAGGAACGATCTCAATAATCTTAAGAAACGGCTAGTAGCTTTAGAAACTAAAATGGCTCAGGATGGCATTATACTTACGGAAGCTCAATTACGTGTCTTGGAGAATCGTAAGAATCTTAAAGAGGCACATGGGGAAATAGAGACAGAACATCCAGGCTATCTTGGTTGTCAAGATGTTTACTATGTTGGCAACTTTAAAGGAATAGGTAAGGTTTATGGTCAAACTTTTATCGATAGCTATTCCAGGGTGACGGATGCCAAATTATACACAGACAAAACAGCTATAACCTCTGCTGATATGTTAAATGATAGAGTTCTACCTTGGTACGAAGAACAAGGTATTCCTATACTACGTATATTAACTGATCGTGGTACTGAATATAAAGGAAATATAGAACATCATGCCTTTGAATTGTTTTTAAGTATTGAAGGAATAGAACCCACCGTTACAAAAGCATATTCCCCTCAAACTAACGGGATATGTGAGAGGTTTCATAAAACCATGAAAAATGAGTTTTATGATACTGCAATGCGTAAAAAGATTTACAATTCACTTTTTGAATTGCAAAAAGATCTTGATACCTGGTTACATTATTATAATAACGAACGTCCTCATTCCGGCAAGTATTGCTATGGTAAAACGCCTATGCAAACCTTTAAAGATAGTAAAAAATTAGCGTTTGAAAAAAATAATGAGATCTTGTATCTTGAACACTTATCTGACAGTCAAAATTTATCTGACAATCTAATAAGTTAATTTATGGGGTCTGTAAGATCAAATCTTGACTTTTACATTCCATATCTACATCTACTTTAACATGATCCATTAAAGCTTCCCATATACCTTTGTCAACCCATCTCTTAAATCTGCGATAAACACTGTACCAACAACCATAATAATTAGGCAGAAGACGCCATTGACAACCTGTTCTAGCAATAAACCATATTGCTTCAATAAACTGTCTTATTTTTTCCTCATTCTTGTTGTGTATAGCTTTTTTTTTCTTAAAAAATGATAAAATTGCTTCCCATGCTTGGTCTTCTATGTAATACTTCATATCGGTAGTTTCTTCGTTTCGATAACTAGAAACTACCATTTCTTCTTACTATTGCAACTTCTTTATTCTCCTCTGATAACTTAACATAAAATTTTGTCAACAGAGCCTAGTAATACCAACTATCTTCCAAAGAAATGTGACATACCAAAACCAATAGCTACATCTATTTTACAGCTAATAGAAGTTCCTATTTTTTCATCAGACAATTATATAGGATATGGAGGATACGGTAGTAAACAAGGTACGTTGCAGCTAATAGTAAATGCTGATGATAGCAACTGGAATGGAGCAATAATTTATCAAAGCCAAGATGGTAAGAATTATAAACCACTATTCACTACAACTAATCAAGCTATATCAGGTTTTTTATTAAATAATTTTTTACCAGCATCTAGTTTAATTATTGATAATCAAAATATCATTGTCATTCAGTTATTACATGGTAGGCTACAAACTGTAAATGAGCTAACTTTATTAAATGGTGCTAATAAAGCACTAATAGGCAATGAACTGATTCAATTCCAAGAAGCTGAGCTAATTGGTTCTAATAAATACAAATTAAGCAAACTTCTAAGAGGCAGGCAAGGCACTGAATGGGCAATTAATAACCACCAAATAGGCGATAGATTTATTATGCTAACAGATGCAACAACTCTAATACCAATTAATAATAATTTAATTGGTCGTCCAATCCATTATAAAGCTATATCAATAGGCAAAACTCTTGCTGAAACAACCCCTGTTACTTTTACCTATACTGGTAAATGTCTGAAACCATTTGCTCCAGTTCATGTTACAGCTAAACACGATGAAAACTATAATATTATAATCAGCTGGATTAGAAGAGCTAGAGTTGATAATGAGTGGCATGATTATGTTGACACGCCAATTAATAAAGAATTTGAGAAATATGAAATTGATATTAAACGCGATCAACAACTAGTCAGAATATTGGAATCATCTTGTCAAAGCGTAATATACAGCAAAGAGCAACAATTAGCTGATTCAACTGTAACAAACCAAAGCTTGATTGCTCGAAACCTAACTGCCACTATTTAGCAACTCTCTAGCTTGGTAGGTCGAGGTTACGAAACCACTATATCTCTAGATAATATTAACTAACTCACATGTCACACACAGCTAGATTAAAACTACCTTTGATTCATAGTGGGCAGGTGCAGAAAGAAATTACCCATAATGAAGCTCTTAGTTTACTTGATATACTGATAAATCCAGTAGTGCAAGCTATTGGTATCACCTCTCCTGAAGTAGAGATAGATAACCAAAAACTTGGTCAACTATATATAATTGGTGCAAACGCCGAACAAGAATTTATTGGTCACGAGAATAACATCGCTCAAAAATTAGAACATGGCTGGCGGTTTATTATACCGTATAAATGGCTAGAAGTAGTATTAGACGATGATGGTAGTCATTATCGATTTGATGGTGAAAAATGGCAAAAGTCATAATTCCCATTACTTCTATATAAAGCTTATTTACCACCCCATAATCCTACGATCCTAACATAGCCATTATAAGATTAATCTTCAAATAACAAATTTTCAAAACAACTAAAAGGTATATTTATGCAAAAATTACAAGGGTTTAGAACCATTATATTTAACCTAGTCACTATATTAACTGCTTGGCTAGCTGATTTTAATATTGAACTATCAGAAGAACACCAAACCGCAATGAGCGTTACTATTATTGCCATTATTAATATTATTTTAAGATTTATAACCAAAACGCCTATTAGAAAAAATGAAGAAACCAACCAAATAAAAGTTAAAATTATAAAATAAATATGAACAATACATATTATATCCCATATTTTACCTATCAAGAATTAGCTTGCAAACAAACAGGGAAAATAGTACTAGCTACTGGATTTGCAGAGAAATTAGTAAATTTACGCAAGATTTTTAATAAACCAATGTCTGTTAGTTCAGGTTGCCGTTGCCGAGAGTATAACAAGAAAATCAACGGAGCTAAAAACTCCTTTCATATTTACGACTACCCGCACCATAGTGGAGGAGGCTGCTGTGCCTTTGACGTTCTAACCCTAGATAAAACCATTAAAGGCGATTTAATTGCCACTGCTTGGCAACTAGATTGGACTATCGGTATCCATAAAAATTTTGTTCATTTAGACCGACGTATTGATTATACTGAATTAAAACAGATAATATTTTTATATTAAAGTTAGAACATTATAGTTGGAAATATATAAGACTCAATTGATTTATATCTGAATGTAACTTAAATATAACAGAATACTTATTATTTTAAGAAGCATATAATAAATCATTTAGTAGTATTTTAATTTCTAGTTTAATATACTCTATAATTAAAGTAATATGGTGGGTATTAAAATGGAAGATAGTAATAATTGGGAAGCAAGGTATGTAAACTGTAAATATGCTGATAGGTTAGTTAATAAACTAGTTGAGCTGAATCAGCAAGTAACTATACCAGTAAATATGAATGAGGTTAAAAAAGGTATATATTATGCCAAAAAATATCATGGTAGCCAAATGCGACAATCTGGCGA
This genomic interval from Candidatus Tisiphia endosymbiont of Dioctria linearis contains the following:
- a CDS encoding DUF2793 domain-containing protein, whose amino-acid sequence is MSHTARLKLPLIHSGQVQKEITHNEALSLLDILINPVVQAIGITSPEVEIDNQKLGQLYIIGANAEQEFIGHENNIAQKLEHGWRFIIPYKWLEVVLDDDGSHYRFDGEKWQKS
- a CDS encoding transposase; this encodes MVVSSYRNEETTDMKYYIEDQAWEAILSFFKKKKAIHNKNEEKIRQFIEAIWFIARTGCQWRLLPNYYGCWYSVYRRFKRWVDKGIWEALMDHVKVDVDMECKSQDLILQTP
- a CDS encoding D-Ala-D-Ala carboxypeptidase family metallohydrolase, which translates into the protein MNNTYYIPYFTYQELACKQTGKIVLATGFAEKLVNLRKIFNKPMSVSSGCRCREYNKKINGAKNSFHIYDYPHHSGGGCCAFDVLTLDKTIKGDLIATAWQLDWTIGIHKNFVHLDRRIDYTELKQIIFLY